One window of the Rosa rugosa chromosome 3, drRosRugo1.1, whole genome shotgun sequence genome contains the following:
- the LOC133735515 gene encoding uncharacterized protein LOC133735515 produces MVRFLLQIRAKLQSLTNLQPQGGCKDPDFTYLFKLKCEGCGELSEKEAGVRLNLGKRKGAPDLVRKCKFCEREGSVRMMPEHNRPLTQTGVYCPLMMFDCKGYEPVDFVFSGGWKVESVAGTTFDNVDLSKGKFAEYDERGERPVKISNLHATFTVLRPGYTCRW; encoded by the exons ATGGTGCGCTTCTTGCTTCAGATCAGGGCCAAACTCCAGAGCCTCACTAACCTTCAGCCCCAAGGAGGCTGCAAGGACCCCGACTTTACCTACCTCTTCAAG CTGAAATGTGAGGGCTGCGGAGAGCTAAGCGAGAAAGAAGCTGGTGTGAGATTGAACCTGGGAAAACGCAAGGGTGCCCCTGATCTTGTTCGGAAG TGCAAGTTTTGTGAGAGGGAAGGGAGTGTGAGAATGATGCCAGAACATAATAGACCCCTGACCCAGACAGGGGTTTATTGCCCCTTGATGATGTTCGACTGCAAGGGTTATGAGCCTGTGGATTTCGTTTTCAGTGGTGGGTGGAAGGTTGAATCT GTGGCAGGGACAACTTTTGACAATGTTGACTTATCGAAGGGGAAGTTTGCTGAGTACGATGAGAGGGGAGAGCGTCCAGTTAAGATTTCCAATCTCCATGCTACTTTTACTGTTCTTAGGCCTGGATATACATGTAGGTGGTAA